The Candidatus Palauibacter polyketidifaciens region GCCCGACGGCTCCGGAGGCGAGCGGCTGACGCGCGGCGCGGAGACGGGGATCGTCCACCGGCTGACCCGCGTCACCGACGACGACGGGCCCGGCATCGACCCGGACTCACGTCCCTACCTGTCCCTCCACAACGACGGGACGGAGCAGCGCGGCTACGCCCGCTTCGCCGGCGGCTGGGCCAACGCGAGCGACGGAGATCGGGCCGAGACCCTGATCCTGGAGGAAGCGCGCCTGGCCGGACTCACCCGCGCCGACAGCGTAGACGTCCTGCTCTACCGCTCCGAGCGCTTCGACGACCCGCCGGACTACTTCGTCGCGGGTCCGGACCTCGCCGACCCCGCCCAGGTGACGCGGATCAACCCCTTCATCGACGAGGTGGCGTGGGGCCGGGCGGAACTCGTCGACTTCACGAGCGAGTCGGGCCGCGACCTCCAGTTCGTCCTCCTCCTGCCCGCGAACTACGAGGAGGGTCGCGCCGTGCCCACGATCGTGTACACGTACGAGATCCTCACGCCGCAGATGCACTTCTTCCGCGTCCCCAGCGAGCGGGACCACTACAACTACACGGCCTGGAATCAGCACGGGTACGCGGTGCTGCTGCCCGACATCGTGTACCGGGCGCGGGATCCGGGCGTGAGCGCGCTGGAGTCCGTGCGCGCGGCGGTGGCCAAGGCGGTCGAGATGGGGGTGACGGACCCGGACGCGGTCGGCCTCATCGGGCACTCGTGGGGCGGCTACCAGGCGACCTTCCTACCCACGCGGACCGACATCTTCGCGGCGTCCGTGGCGGGGGCGCCGCTCACCGACTTCGTCAGCTTCATGGGCCAGTTGCACTGGAACCCGGGCATCGCCGAGGTGAGCCACTGGGAGACCGGCCAGGCCCGCATGGGGGTGCCGTTCTGGGAGGACCCCGAGGCGCACCGGCGGAATTCGCCCATCCACGAGGTGCAGAACATGGAGACGCCGCTGCTGATGGCGTTCGGCGACGAGGACGGCGTGGTGGACTGGGACCAGGGGACCGAGTTCTTCAACTTCGCCCGCCGCGCCGAGAAACAGATGGTGCTCCTGGTCTATGAGGGGGAGGACCACGGATTCCGCGAGGAGGCGAATCAGAAGGACTACCACCGGCGCATCCTCGAGTGGTTCGGGCACTACCTGAAGGGCGAGCCCGCCCCCGCGTGGATCACGGAAGGGGTGGCGCTCGACGCGCTGGAGGAGGAGAAGAAGCGCGTGGCCGGGAAACCGTGACGCCGTGACTCCCGCCGGCGTGCGCACCTGCCCGAACTGCGGGCGCGACCGGCCGGAGAGCTTCTGCGCGCACTGCGGGCAGAGCGACCGGGACTACGCCCGCGCCCTCCGCTCCGTGGCCGGCGAGTTCGTGCGCGAGACGTTCGAAGTGGATTCCCGCCTCTTCCGCACGCTGAAGCTGCTCATGTTCCGCCCCGGAAGCCTCACCAGGGAGTTCTCCCGCAACCGCCGCGCCGGCTTCGTGTCGCCGGTTCGGCTCTACATCTTCGCCAGCTTCGTCTTCTTCCTCCTGCTGTCGCTGCTGGGGGACATCGGCGAGGCGAGCGCGAACCTGACCGACGAGAGTGTCGACCGCAGCCTGACCGCGGAGGACCGGGCAGACGCGGAGGACCAGGCGGACGCCGCCGCCCAGCCCCCGACGGAAGAGCAGCTCGCGGCCTTCAGGGCGGGGCTACCGCCGGAGCAACAGAGGAAGGCCGACGACATTCTCGCCCGGTCGGACGGCAATTCCCGGCAGCTTCTTCTCACCCTGGCCCAAGCGGGGAACCTCGAGGAGCGGCACTGGACCCTGAGGTTCTTCGTGCTGTCGATGATCGACATCGTTCACGATCCCTCGCTCATACCCCGGCGTTTCCTCGCGAACATGCCGATCGCGATGTTCTGCCTGCTTCCGTTCCTCGGGCTGATCCTCGCCGTCTTCCATTTTCGGAAGAAGCGCTTCTACGTAGAGCACCTGGTTTTTGCCATCCATGTCCAGACGTTCACGTTTCTCGTCTACTCGGTCGCGCTTCTGCTCCCCGAATCGGGGCCGGGCCTCTGGGTCCGCCTGAGCTGTCTGCTGGTTCCGTACCCCTACTTCGTCATTGCCCTCCGACGCTACTACGACAACGGCTGGATCCTGTCGGTGGTGAAGTCGGTCGGGGTCTACGTGCTCTACTCGATGGCGCTGATCCCCGCGTCCCTTCTCTCCATCCTCGTGACCGGCTAGGCTGGGCCGAGCAGTTCGAGGGTGGTGAGTGCGAGGGCCTGCGTGCACGCCACGAGGTCGTCCACCGCGCACGACTCGTCCGGTTGGTGCGCCTCCTCGAGGGGGCCGGGGCCGTAGGCGACGCAGTGGTCGATGCCGGCGATGCGGGCGAAGTGCTTCTGGTCGTAGGTGCCGGGGCTCGCCACGAGTGCCGCGGGGTGGCCGACGACCGTCTCCACCGCGCGGGACAGCGCGGCCACGAGCGGTGAGCCGGGCGGTGCGGAGGTCGGATGCACGACCATGCGCTCCTCGATCGTGAAACGGCGCCCCGGGTCGTCGCCCTCCACCGACGCGACGAGGCGCTCGATCTCGGCGCGCACCTCCTCGAAGGATTCCTCGGGGATGAAACGGCGGTCGAAGGTCGCCGTGCAGCGGTCGGCCACGCACGGCGATTGGGTCGCCCCCCCGCCGGCCTGGCCCCCGGTGACCGCGTTGACGTTCAGCGAGGGGCGCCGGGAGGGTTCGGGCACGACGGGCAGCGCGGACAGGCGCGTCGCCAGTTCGGGAGCGAGCCGGGTTCGGAAGGCTTCCAGGAGGGCGCCCATGTCGTCGATGGCGCTACGGCCGAGGTGGCTCATGCTGCCGTGCGCCGCGTGGCCGTGGGCGATGACGTCGAACCAGTAGACGCCCCGGTGCCCTAGGCACACGCGCGCGGGTCCGAACGGCTCGGGGATGATCGCGTACCGGGTGTCGTCGCTCGAGATGATCCCCGCTTTGCACAGGTGCGCGACCCCGGCGAAGCCGCCGCTCTCCTCGTCGACGGTGGCGCTGATGTCCACGGCCCCGGCGAGTTCGACCCCCGCCCGCCGCAGCGCCTCGACCGCGAACACCGCGGCGGCGATCCCGGACTTCATGTCCGACGCGCCCCTCCCGTAGAGGCGCCCGTCGCGCACCGCGCCCGCGAACGGGTCGACCGTCCACCCGTCGCCCGGGGGAACCACATCGAAGTGGCCGTTAAGGTGGAGCCGCGGGCCTCCCGGAGGGGCCGCGCCCCGTCCCACCACATTCACCCGCGGATATTCGGCGGTATGCTCGGGGCGCCCCTCCGCCGCCACGTATTCGACCGCCAGCCCAATCGTCTCCAGCCGCCGGCCGATCAGGTCGGCGCACTCCCCGTAACACTCCCCGGGCGGATTCACCGTGGGGATCCGGATCATCTCCGCCGTGAAGGCCACGATCTCGTCGACCGCGGCCTCCACCTCGGCGAGGATGCGGTCCTCCCGGCGAAGGTCGGTCGGCGGGTCTGCGTGGTGCATCCGGATCTCCGGGCCGGGGGGACATGCGGGCCGGTTGCCCGGCGAGTGCGGTCCCTACATTGTGTCGCGCCCTACACCACACGAAACCCTGCCAGAGAATCCCCATGACCGCGATGTTCAGCCTGAAGGGACGCACCGCTGCGATCGTCGGAGGCGGTTCCGGCATCGGCGAAGCCGTCGCGATCGGGTGTGCGGAGGCCGGCGCGTACGTGTCCTGCCTCGATATCGACGCGGACGCCGCGGCCCGCACCGCGGCCGCCATCCGGGAGGCGGGGGGCGAGGCCGACTCCGCCCGCCTGGACATCCTGGATGGCCCCGCCGTCACCGCCGCGTTCGAGGCCATCACGGCGGCCCGCGGGTCCCTCGACGTCGTCGTCTGCACCCCCGGCGTGAACGTGCGCAAGCCGCTCCTCGACTACACCGACGAGGAGATCGACCGCGTGCTGGGCCTCAACCTCAAGGGGGGCGCTCACGTCATCCAGGCTGCGGGGCGGATCATGACCGCGCAGGAATCGGGTTCCATCATCCTCTTCAGTTCGATCCGCTCGGTGGTCGTCGAGCCGGGGCAGAGCATGTACGCCGCCACCAAGGCGGGAATCGTGCAGATGGTGCGCACCGCCGCGGCCGAACTCGGGCCCGGCGGGGTGCGGGTGAACGCGGTCGCGCCGGGCGTCATCGACACGCCGCTCACGGTCCCGATCAAGGACAACCCGGGCTGGTACGGCGCCTACGCCGCGCGCAACATCCTCAACCGCTGGGGCAGCGCCGCGGAGATGGCCGGCCCGACCGTCTTCCTCGCCTCTGACGCCGCCAGCTACGTCACCGGCACCGTCCTGTTCGCCGACGGCGGCTGGACCGCCATCGACGGGAGATACACGCCGCCCTCCGGCTGACCCCGACCATGGCGCCCGACTTCACGCACGCTCTCCCATACCTGCTCCTCCGGGTGGCGTTCGGCGCCGCCATGTCGAGAGGCCCCCGTCTCGTTGGGCCCGCCTGCATAGCGCGAGGAGACGCCGCCACGGGCAGCGGGACCGCGGTTACGCCCGCATGGTCGCCTGGCACGCGATGGCGCGCGCGCCGATCCTCTCTTCCAGCCGATCAAGGATCGCGTCGTCGAGACCGTCGGCACGGGCGGCCGCGACGATGCCGGCCAACCGGCCGGCCACGTCGACGGCAACGCCTTCGCACAATGCGTGCACCTCCGCGGCGGGGAGCTCCACGTCCCCGGCGAAACGTGTCCAGTGCCTTGTCCGGATGTATCCCAGACGGGCTTCGCCGCCGATCTTCGTCGCCAGCTTGAGCCTCGGCTCGTAGTGCTCGGGATATGGCAGCAGGCTGGCCACATCGTACAGAGGGGCGAGAGACGCTCGCCCGCCCGCGCCGATCAGCAGGGAGAAGTTCTTCGCGTGCGCGTCGGTTCCGCCGATGACCCAGTTCAGCGCGAGTGCGCGGACGAACCTCCGGAGGTCGTGCCCGGGACGGGTGGAGTGCGTTCGGATCGCCTGGGCCATGGCGCCGCAACCGGGACCGCCGTCGCTCTCGTACTTCGCCGTCGGCGGCAGGCCCATGGCCTGGCAGAGATCTTCCTGGTGGACTCGCACCAGGCCGTCGGCAGTCCCCACGCGGTCGTACCGTTCCACGACGAGCGCCGTCTGTTCGCCGAACCGGCGCACCCGCGAGCGAGCCGCCGCGACGCCGAGCGCACGGGCGAGCGTCAGGCAGAGATGCTCGTTTTCGCAGTGTCCCGGAAAGCCGGGAATCGGAGGTTTCAGAATGTGCGTCGTGGGCGTCCGGCCGCGAGGCACTCCCCACCGACCGTCGG contains the following coding sequences:
- a CDS encoding YqiA/YcfP family alpha/beta fold hydrolase; translated protein: PDGSGGERLTRGAETGIVHRLTRVTDDDGPGIDPDSRPYLSLHNDGTEQRGYARFAGGWANASDGDRAETLILEEARLAGLTRADSVDVLLYRSERFDDPPDYFVAGPDLADPAQVTRINPFIDEVAWGRAELVDFTSESGRDLQFVLLLPANYEEGRAVPTIVYTYEILTPQMHFFRVPSERDHYNYTAWNQHGYAVLLPDIVYRARDPGVSALESVRAAVAKAVEMGVTDPDAVGLIGHSWGGYQATFLPTRTDIFAASVAGAPLTDFVSFMGQLHWNPGIAEVSHWETGQARMGVPFWEDPEAHRRNSPIHEVQNMETPLLMAFGDEDGVVDWDQGTEFFNFARRAEKQMVLLVYEGEDHGFREEANQKDYHRRILEWFGHYLKGEPAPAWITEGVALDALEEEKKRVAGKP
- a CDS encoding DUF3667 domain-containing protein translates to MTPAGVRTCPNCGRDRPESFCAHCGQSDRDYARALRSVAGEFVRETFEVDSRLFRTLKLLMFRPGSLTREFSRNRRAGFVSPVRLYIFASFVFFLLLSLLGDIGEASANLTDESVDRSLTAEDRADAEDQADAAAQPPTEEQLAAFRAGLPPEQQRKADDILARSDGNSRQLLLTLAQAGNLEERHWTLRFFVLSMIDIVHDPSLIPRRFLANMPIAMFCLLPFLGLILAVFHFRKKRFYVEHLVFAIHVQTFTFLVYSVALLLPESGPGLWVRLSCLLVPYPYFVIALRRYYDNGWILSVVKSVGVYVLYSMALIPASLLSILVTG
- a CDS encoding acetylornithine deacetylase/succinyl-diaminopimelate desuccinylase family protein codes for the protein MHHADPPTDLRREDRILAEVEAAVDEIVAFTAEMIRIPTVNPPGECYGECADLIGRRLETIGLAVEYVAAEGRPEHTAEYPRVNVVGRGAAPPGGPRLHLNGHFDVVPPGDGWTVDPFAGAVRDGRLYGRGASDMKSGIAAAVFAVEALRRAGVELAGAVDISATVDEESGGFAGVAHLCKAGIISSDDTRYAIIPEPFGPARVCLGHRGVYWFDVIAHGHAAHGSMSHLGRSAIDDMGALLEAFRTRLAPELATRLSALPVVPEPSRRPSLNVNAVTGGQAGGGATQSPCVADRCTATFDRRFIPEESFEEVRAEIERLVASVEGDDPGRRFTIEERMVVHPTSAPPGSPLVAALSRAVETVVGHPAALVASPGTYDQKHFARIAGIDHCVAYGPGPLEEAHQPDESCAVDDLVACTQALALTTLELLGPA
- a CDS encoding SDR family NAD(P)-dependent oxidoreductase yields the protein MTAMFSLKGRTAAIVGGGSGIGEAVAIGCAEAGAYVSCLDIDADAAARTAAAIREAGGEADSARLDILDGPAVTAAFEAITAARGSLDVVVCTPGVNVRKPLLDYTDEEIDRVLGLNLKGGAHVIQAAGRIMTAQESGSIILFSSIRSVVVEPGQSMYAATKAGIVQMVRTAAAELGPGGVRVNAVAPGVIDTPLTVPIKDNPGWYGAYAARNILNRWGSAAEMAGPTVFLASDAASYVTGTVLFADGGWTAIDGRYTPPSG
- a CDS encoding type II toxin-antitoxin system HipA family toxin — translated: MTERLVAVANGKVMGSLSRRKHERLTFSYDGAWRRAPGAYPLSLSMPLAGAEYGHDGIAPWLWGLLPDNENVLARWARRFHVSARSAFSLLRATGEDCPGGVQFAPPDRVERLLGGQDPEVDWLTEEQVGARLRALKEDGSAWRLPGDAGRFSLAGAQAKTALYFADGRWGVPRGRTPTTHILKPPIPGFPGHCENEHLCLTLARALGVAAARSRVRRFGEQTALVVERYDRVGTADGLVRVHQEDLCQAMGLPPTAKYESDGGPGCGAMAQAIRTHSTRPGHDLRRFVRALALNWVIGGTDAHAKNFSLLIGAGGRASLAPLYDVASLLPYPEHYEPRLKLATKIGGEARLGYIRTRHWTRFAGDVELPAAEVHALCEGVAVDVAGRLAGIVAAARADGLDDAILDRLEERIGARAIACQATMRA